From one Nitrospira sp. MA-1 genomic stretch:
- the fliE gene encoding flagellar hook-basal body complex protein FliE, producing the protein MEYLPIKSIEGISEPFGVTPLKGPAGQDKGFGDLLKNAVESVNTMQHEAGRLEEAVAHGENVNIHQAVIAGEKAGLSFKLLMQVRNKVIDAYQEVMRMQV; encoded by the coding sequence ATGGAATATCTCCCGATAAAAAGCATTGAAGGTATTTCAGAGCCGTTTGGGGTCACGCCGCTTAAGGGACCAGCGGGCCAGGACAAGGGATTCGGCGATCTCTTGAAAAACGCGGTGGAGTCGGTCAATACCATGCAACATGAGGCCGGGCGTTTAGAGGAAGCCGTTGCCCATGGAGAAAACGTGAATATTCATCAAGCGGTCATTGCCGGGGAAAAAGCCGGTTTATCGTTCAAGCTTTTGATGCAAGTGAGAAATAAGGTGATTGATGCATACCAGGAAGTGATGCGGATGCAAGTGTAA
- a CDS encoding sigma-54 dependent transcriptional regulator, protein MDVFDSAESGITKQVARILLVEDEVDVRESLKLQLEDEGHQVVDTESGSDALALAESSLFDIVLTDVMIPDINGIELVQRIMQLPNHPVTVVMTGYGSVEMAVKAIKAGAFDFLSKPFSMDVLSATVASALRVKCLQDENVELKKTVKGQFSLGKLISSSQVMQEVFQLIDCVADTDSTVLILGESGTGKELIAQTIHCHSTRHRGSLIPVNCGAIPEALLESELFGHEKGAFTGAVASRVGRFELATGGTIFLDEIGDLSPPLQVKLLRVLQERTFERVGGSRTYKSDARVIAATNQDLETLVAAKQFREDLFYRLNVVPVLVPPLRQRVEDIPLLLQHFITMFNDRRKAELTGVAEDAMSLLCDYPWPGNVRELGNIVERIAILKRRGLIVPGDLPEKIRRLPPSHLPTMPAAIPVAGMDLSRTVEEFENRLILEALERTNWVKSKAARLLQINRTTLIEKLKKKSLAEVVAQRAAPSEDLADV, encoded by the coding sequence ATGGATGTGTTTGATTCGGCTGAATCAGGTATCACGAAGCAGGTTGCCAGGATCCTGCTGGTTGAAGATGAGGTAGATGTGCGGGAGTCCCTCAAGTTGCAGCTTGAGGATGAAGGGCATCAGGTTGTGGACACGGAATCAGGAAGCGATGCCTTGGCTCTCGCCGAGTCCTCCCTGTTCGATATTGTCTTGACCGATGTGATGATCCCCGACATCAACGGAATTGAGTTGGTTCAGCGCATTATGCAGCTCCCGAATCATCCTGTGACGGTCGTCATGACAGGATATGGGTCGGTAGAGATGGCGGTGAAAGCCATTAAGGCCGGCGCCTTTGATTTCCTCTCTAAACCATTTTCCATGGATGTCTTGAGCGCCACTGTTGCCAGTGCCTTAAGGGTCAAGTGTCTTCAGGACGAGAATGTCGAACTGAAGAAAACCGTCAAGGGGCAATTTAGTTTGGGAAAACTCATTAGCTCCAGTCAGGTGATGCAAGAGGTGTTTCAGTTGATTGATTGCGTGGCGGACACCGATAGTACCGTGCTGATTTTAGGGGAAAGTGGAACCGGCAAAGAATTAATTGCCCAAACCATTCATTGTCATAGCACGCGGCACCGGGGAAGCCTGATTCCTGTCAATTGCGGAGCGATCCCCGAGGCGTTATTGGAAAGTGAATTGTTCGGTCATGAAAAAGGGGCATTTACCGGAGCGGTGGCCTCACGAGTGGGACGATTTGAGCTGGCGACTGGAGGAACAATTTTCCTCGATGAAATCGGTGATCTGAGTCCTCCGCTCCAGGTCAAACTTCTTCGCGTCCTGCAGGAGCGAACGTTTGAACGAGTGGGGGGTAGTCGAACTTATAAGTCGGATGCCCGTGTCATTGCCGCCACCAATCAGGACCTTGAAACCCTGGTCGCGGCTAAACAATTTCGAGAAGATCTGTTTTATCGGTTAAATGTGGTGCCGGTTCTTGTTCCTCCTCTCCGTCAACGCGTGGAAGATATCCCGCTATTACTCCAGCATTTCATTACGATGTTCAATGATCGGCGAAAAGCGGAACTCACCGGTGTGGCTGAGGACGCGATGAGTCTCTTATGTGATTATCCCTGGCCGGGAAACGTTCGTGAACTCGGAAATATTGTTGAGCGGATTGCTATTTTAAAACGGCGGGGATTAATAGTCCCGGGAGATTTGCCGGAAAAAATCAGGCGACTTCCACCTTCCCATCTCCCCACCATGCCGGCGGCAATTCCGGTGGCCGGGATGGATCTTTCCAGAACAGTTGAGGAATTTGAAAACCGGCTGATTCTTGAGGCTCTTGAGCGAACCAATTGGGTCAAAAGTAAGGCGGCTCGTCTTTTGCAAATTAATCGCACCACTCTCATTGAAAAGTTAAAAAAGAAATCTCTGGCCGAAGTGGTCGCACAACGGGCCGCGCCATCGGAAGATCTGGCTGACGTGTAA
- the flgB gene encoding flagellar basal body rod protein FlgB, which produces MMISPWDEGTRLFERSLDVRSGIQETIASNMANEETPGYKSRILPFQETFNAVLRGDGPLESVVTNPKHVRIGSEDSRIFQHTIKQDAGAGLDENTVNLEKEMTLMAENTLMYMAVSQFLKGRFEGWNAAIDGGNGGR; this is translated from the coding sequence ATGATGATTTCCCCTTGGGATGAAGGTACGAGACTTTTCGAGCGTTCACTGGATGTCCGGAGCGGGATTCAGGAAACGATTGCCTCCAACATGGCCAACGAAGAAACACCTGGCTACAAGTCCAGGATCCTGCCTTTTCAGGAAACGTTTAATGCGGTTCTTCGAGGGGATGGTCCATTGGAATCAGTCGTCACCAATCCGAAGCACGTGCGCATTGGCTCAGAGGATTCCCGGATATTTCAGCACACCATTAAACAGGATGCGGGAGCCGGATTAGACGAAAATACCGTGAATTTGGAAAAAGAAATGACCCTGATGGCGGAAAATACCTTGATGTATATGGCGGTCAGTCAATTTCTAAAAGGTCGCTTCGAGGGGTGGAATGCGGCTATTGATGGAGGAAATGGCGGTAGGTGA
- a CDS encoding ATP-binding protein, translating to MSQLNPKPMIALSSKKNGDTSWPTLDPITEPTISSETLSLALEAKYAETQRLHHHLHRLVKSLPLPALLYNRKGRIVTANHKAQILMGEIDWKKMNWHIQDLWTSLVWPTVPFTDWKWKAGRVSCWDCPLGGGDQPSSLTVRYLRYEEEVLSEGTEQLQRLAAIGEQVGRLAHDIRNPLASIEWFATLLGRDRQSGLERGDLAGQLLQAIRSLDGLVSNLLTASTPLKRERQSVNLSRLLDDVELLAMYSFRRKRLTIHREKEVSHLEILGHEQLLKQALLNLLLNAIQASPQDGHIEIRCRLMSLPVTGEPVSPGINGVALSIRDEGCGMSKEELSRVFQPFYSKRQGGTGLGLPIVKDIVQVHQGRIEIESQTDKGTTVKLFLPQ from the coding sequence ATGTCCCAATTAAATCCTAAACCGATGATCGCGCTCAGTTCCAAAAAAAACGGGGACACGTCCTGGCCGACGCTCGACCCTATCACGGAGCCGACAATTTCCAGTGAAACCCTCAGTCTGGCGCTTGAGGCCAAGTATGCAGAAACGCAACGACTGCATCATCACCTTCATCGTTTGGTGAAGAGTCTTCCGTTACCCGCCTTGCTCTACAACCGGAAAGGCCGGATTGTCACTGCCAATCACAAGGCTCAAATCCTGATGGGAGAAATCGATTGGAAGAAGATGAATTGGCATATTCAGGATCTCTGGACTTCCCTGGTGTGGCCGACGGTTCCCTTTACCGATTGGAAATGGAAGGCGGGCCGGGTGTCCTGTTGGGATTGTCCGTTAGGGGGGGGGGATCAACCCTCCAGTTTGACTGTTCGTTATCTCAGATACGAAGAGGAGGTGCTCAGTGAAGGGACGGAGCAGCTTCAACGCTTGGCGGCCATAGGAGAACAGGTCGGGAGGCTGGCGCATGATATTCGCAATCCGCTCGCAAGTATTGAATGGTTTGCCACACTATTGGGCCGCGACCGTCAGTCCGGTTTGGAACGCGGGGACCTGGCGGGTCAATTACTTCAGGCCATTCGTTCATTGGATGGGCTGGTCTCGAATCTCTTAACGGCGAGCACGCCATTGAAGCGGGAACGGCAGAGTGTGAACCTCTCGAGGCTGTTGGATGATGTGGAGCTCTTAGCCATGTATTCCTTCAGAAGAAAACGGCTGACTATCCATCGGGAGAAGGAAGTGTCACATCTCGAAATCTTGGGGCATGAGCAGTTATTAAAGCAGGCCCTTTTGAATCTGCTCCTGAATGCGATTCAGGCCTCCCCGCAAGACGGTCATATTGAAATTCGTTGTCGGCTGATGTCCCTGCCGGTCACTGGAGAACCCGTCTCTCCTGGAATCAATGGCGTGGCATTAAGTATTCGAGACGAAGGATGTGGGATGTCCAAAGAAGAACTCTCCAGAGTATTTCAGCCATTTTATTCGAAGCGTCAGGGTGGGACCGGTCTTGGGCTTCCGATTGTGAAAGACATAGTCCAGGTGCATCAAGGCAGAATTGAGATAGAAAGCCAGACGGACAAAGGAACAACGGTCAAACTATTTCTTCCCCAATAA
- the flgC gene encoding flagellar basal body rod protein FlgC has translation MNIDRVFAVVGSALDAQRQRLNIIASNLANAESTRTPEGGPYIRRDVVFQASPAGQQFFNVFANAFGDQSGPSGVRVTDVIQDDRPLRTVYDPSHPDADDQGYLHLPNVNPIEEMVNLMSATRAYEANLAVMETGKTMTLRALEMSR, from the coding sequence ATGAATATTGATCGCGTGTTTGCGGTGGTGGGGTCTGCCTTAGATGCACAACGACAGCGGCTAAATATCATTGCCAGCAACCTGGCCAATGCAGAATCCACCCGAACGCCGGAAGGGGGGCCGTACATCAGGCGTGATGTGGTATTTCAGGCCTCACCGGCCGGGCAACAGTTTTTCAATGTATTTGCCAATGCCTTTGGCGATCAGTCCGGGCCATCCGGCGTTCGGGTGACGGATGTGATCCAAGACGATCGGCCGTTGAGGACCGTGTACGATCCCAGTCATCCCGATGCGGATGACCAAGGGTATTTACATCTTCCTAATGTGAATCCGATCGAGGAAATGGTGAATCTCATGTCCGCGACCCGTGCCTACGAGGCGAATTTAGCGGTAATGGAAACCGGCAAAACCATGACACTTCGTGCATTAGAAATGAGTCGTTAA
- the fliG gene encoding flagellar motor switch protein FliG: protein MNSQLSGYEKAAILLLAIGESAAVEVLKVLDQKDIRAIGAYLGALVNVGQDEHRMVLKEFRELAGTSGLSVEGKAYLSKILNAALGKDKARRILSSLNTSENAGFETLKSLDAASIANLLAGEHPQTGALILANLESDHAAQILSLLPAHKRDAIVYRLATTEEVSPNMLDELNSVLQEELRLGSSKNAVAIGGTGLVAEILNSVKRNVEGEILTALEGKNPEIAEEIRGKMFVFEDLENIDDRGMQEVLREVSKEELLLALKPIDGPLRDKFFRNMSSRAAESLKEDMETRGPVKLSDVEASQQNIIKTVQRLAGEGRVALGGKGEEQMV, encoded by the coding sequence GTGAATAGTCAATTATCCGGATATGAAAAAGCGGCTATTTTATTACTCGCAATCGGGGAAAGCGCCGCGGTCGAGGTCTTGAAAGTGTTAGACCAAAAAGATATCCGGGCAATTGGCGCGTATCTGGGCGCGTTGGTGAATGTCGGGCAGGACGAACATCGAATGGTGCTTAAAGAGTTTCGGGAATTGGCCGGAACATCCGGTCTGTCGGTTGAAGGAAAAGCCTACCTCTCAAAAATCCTGAATGCGGCCTTGGGCAAGGATAAAGCTCGTCGAATCCTGAGTTCCCTGAACACCTCGGAGAATGCCGGATTTGAAACCTTAAAATCCCTTGATGCGGCTTCGATTGCGAATTTATTGGCGGGTGAACATCCTCAAACGGGCGCCTTGATCCTGGCTAACTTAGAGTCCGATCACGCGGCTCAGATTTTGTCATTGCTCCCCGCACATAAGCGGGATGCCATCGTCTACCGGTTAGCCACCACGGAAGAAGTCTCGCCCAATATGCTGGATGAATTGAATTCCGTGCTTCAGGAGGAATTGCGTCTGGGATCGTCGAAAAATGCGGTGGCCATAGGTGGGACCGGTCTGGTCGCCGAAATCCTGAATTCGGTGAAACGCAATGTGGAAGGGGAAATCCTGACGGCCCTGGAAGGCAAAAATCCGGAGATTGCCGAAGAAATTCGTGGAAAGATGTTTGTGTTCGAAGATCTGGAAAATATTGATGACCGTGGGATGCAGGAAGTGCTGCGAGAAGTGAGCAAAGAAGAATTGCTTCTCGCCCTGAAACCGATCGATGGTCCGCTCAGGGACAAATTCTTCAGGAATATGTCCAGTCGCGCGGCGGAATCCCTCAAGGAAGATATGGAAACTCGAGGACCGGTCAAGCTGAGTGATGTGGAAGCCTCTCAGCAGAACATTATTAAAACCGTTCAACGCCTGGCCGGTGAAGGCCGTGTAGCCTTGGGAGGAAAAGGTGAGGAGCAGATGGTCTAA
- a CDS encoding tetratricopeptide repeat protein: MPEMIQHGQDAMRAGQLLEARDMFATYLNEQEDGKFAEGVRWVMASLPDPSDEPGKENFQRIKRLQAMKTSHPESVYAPWALCAMGEVYWEAGWFSEASGIFEEFLRSYPEHPLAGGVMVEAGLGYLSNKQYLEAALIFRRVVEEPKWNAHRIKGALGLADATAKAKAWKQAYYWYRVVEAERPELIRQSAESSYHYGLTEIAVGNPAMAISRFLLPVNLHPHQEAAGRALTHISEKLRKEGHDFLALYFADHARQQFPDQEPGRRGQAALTRWIVEFVSREHAKEDWNKVYQRLDDLEIYLSLSWDYVLETAGALSHAPENDVADESLLWMGQAYQALEDYSDAVQTFTRLIIAASSDVKRLEGQERLASLLQDQIRWFYARKAWVPLLKFHADHRDAFQLVPLERERLLMVAQAYQQVNLPAEALHWYDQLIKEYPNSPHREEILLQQVLVAQEQGNGSLIREAGASYLQEFPEGRGRGQVEIALGMEAFADKRYVEAIRNFTSALQHVDGEVGQRYVLRNRARANRALGQMELVVQDMRQAVSIEPAQASDVLRLGDAMFDQGDYVEAQSLYDQVLALDVPAALHIWAKYRLAVSFEHMGKSAEAASLLAEIKELKTRSPELEHTIRSAATAVLDEMSLIETPSTRIPDVPIKS; the protein is encoded by the coding sequence ATGCCAGAGATGATTCAACACGGACAGGATGCTATGCGGGCCGGACAACTCTTGGAAGCCCGAGACATGTTTGCTACCTATCTGAATGAACAGGAAGACGGAAAGTTTGCAGAAGGCGTTCGTTGGGTCATGGCCTCTCTTCCTGATCCTTCGGATGAACCAGGCAAAGAAAATTTTCAACGAATTAAGCGGTTACAGGCCATGAAAACAAGTCATCCGGAAAGTGTGTATGCTCCATGGGCTCTTTGTGCCATGGGGGAAGTGTATTGGGAGGCTGGATGGTTTTCAGAAGCCAGCGGGATATTCGAAGAATTCCTCCGGTCCTATCCAGAACATCCATTAGCGGGAGGAGTCATGGTTGAGGCCGGACTAGGGTATCTGAGTAATAAACAATATTTGGAGGCAGCACTGATCTTCCGGCGGGTGGTAGAAGAACCCAAGTGGAATGCCCATCGCATTAAAGGTGCATTAGGGCTGGCCGATGCCACAGCCAAGGCAAAGGCTTGGAAGCAGGCCTACTATTGGTATCGGGTGGTGGAAGCCGAAAGGCCTGAACTCATTCGCCAGTCTGCGGAGTCATCGTATCACTATGGCTTGACAGAAATTGCTGTAGGAAATCCCGCCATGGCGATATCCAGATTTTTATTGCCAGTCAATCTTCATCCGCATCAGGAAGCAGCCGGGAGAGCCCTCACCCACATATCAGAAAAATTACGAAAGGAAGGGCATGATTTTTTAGCCTTGTATTTTGCGGATCATGCCCGACAACAATTTCCGGATCAGGAACCCGGTCGACGCGGGCAGGCTGCACTCACCAGATGGATCGTGGAGTTTGTTTCCCGGGAGCATGCTAAGGAAGACTGGAACAAGGTCTACCAACGGTTAGATGATTTGGAAATATACCTCTCGCTCTCATGGGATTATGTTCTGGAAACCGCGGGTGCGTTAAGTCATGCACCTGAAAACGACGTGGCTGATGAAAGCCTGCTGTGGATGGGGCAAGCGTATCAGGCGTTAGAGGATTATTCTGATGCCGTTCAGACTTTCACCCGTCTCATTATCGCGGCCTCGTCGGATGTAAAACGTCTGGAGGGGCAGGAACGACTCGCGTCCTTGTTACAGGATCAGATTCGCTGGTTCTATGCTCGGAAAGCCTGGGTACCATTACTCAAGTTTCACGCCGACCATCGGGACGCGTTTCAGCTGGTGCCATTGGAGCGGGAGCGACTCTTGATGGTGGCGCAAGCCTATCAGCAGGTGAATCTTCCTGCAGAAGCCTTGCATTGGTATGACCAACTCATAAAGGAGTACCCCAACAGTCCGCACCGGGAAGAGATTCTTCTTCAGCAGGTTCTGGTCGCTCAGGAGCAAGGCAACGGTTCATTGATTCGAGAGGCGGGGGCATCCTACCTACAGGAGTTTCCCGAGGGCCGAGGACGAGGGCAAGTGGAGATCGCCCTCGGCATGGAAGCCTTCGCTGACAAACGGTATGTAGAAGCGATCCGGAATTTCACGTCGGCCCTACAGCATGTGGATGGAGAAGTGGGACAACGCTATGTGCTCAGGAATCGGGCACGCGCCAATCGAGCCCTCGGGCAGATGGAGTTAGTGGTTCAAGACATGCGACAGGCGGTGTCTATCGAACCTGCTCAGGCTTCCGATGTTCTCCGCTTGGGGGATGCCATGTTTGATCAAGGTGACTATGTCGAAGCCCAGAGCCTGTACGATCAAGTCCTGGCCTTGGATGTGCCAGCGGCGTTGCACATCTGGGCTAAGTATCGGTTGGCGGTCTCGTTTGAACATATGGGCAAATCCGCTGAAGCCGCGTCACTACTTGCCGAAATCAAGGAATTAAAAACCCGTTCTCCGGAATTGGAACATACGATTCGTTCAGCCGCCACGGCGGTGTTGGATGAAATGTCATTGATTGAAACGCCATCAACCAGGATACCCGATGTCCCAATTAAATCCTAA
- a CDS encoding sigma-54 dependent transcriptional regulator, producing MIDTEGGASRGILVVEDDEQLQSALTHALSQHGYAVTVARDGYEGLERMEREAPWLVLTDLNLPGKGGMEFLREVRSQGYHMPVVVMTAYGGVDAAVEALKYGATDFLQKPFPLDRLEKLIDQLKYEQPVSGLDVLREQERNRREEPREGFLTRDPKVLQTISMLEMVAGSQATILIQGESGTGKEVLARHVHRHSPRASQPFVAINCAALPEGLLESELFGYEKGAFTGALARRCGKFELAHQGTLLLDEIGEMSLGLQAKLLRVLQEREVDRLGSRQPVQVDVRVIATTNRNLAQEVQAGRFREDVYYRLSVMPFTIPPLRDRPEDVQLLAEYFANRSLRRNRRTPCEISEEAMSHLKRRPWRGNVRELENVIERGVLLAGNGPLRMEHFQFEEPVLTANHASVPSGTIWEMERELILKTLERHDGNRTHAARTLGISIRTLRNKLREYRQLNGGLSLSI from the coding sequence ATGATAGACACTGAGGGTGGAGCGAGCCGGGGGATCCTGGTCGTTGAAGATGATGAGCAACTGCAATCAGCCCTGACTCACGCATTAAGCCAACATGGGTATGCCGTTACGGTTGCCAGAGATGGCTATGAGGGGTTGGAGCGAATGGAACGCGAAGCCCCATGGCTGGTGTTGACTGATCTGAATTTGCCGGGAAAAGGCGGAATGGAATTTTTACGTGAGGTTCGAAGCCAGGGCTACCATATGCCTGTGGTCGTCATGACGGCATATGGTGGAGTGGATGCAGCCGTTGAGGCTCTCAAATATGGGGCCACCGATTTCCTTCAGAAGCCGTTTCCCCTGGATCGTCTTGAAAAATTAATTGACCAGTTAAAGTATGAGCAGCCTGTCTCAGGACTGGATGTCTTGAGGGAACAGGAAAGAAACCGTCGTGAGGAACCGCGTGAAGGATTTCTGACCAGAGATCCGAAAGTGCTGCAGACGATCAGTATGTTGGAAATGGTGGCAGGGAGCCAGGCGACAATTTTGATTCAAGGGGAAAGCGGGACGGGAAAAGAAGTTCTGGCGCGGCATGTCCATCGTCATAGCCCACGTGCCTCTCAACCCTTCGTGGCCATCAATTGTGCCGCTCTGCCGGAAGGACTCTTGGAAAGTGAATTATTCGGCTATGAGAAAGGAGCCTTTACCGGTGCCCTCGCAAGACGATGCGGCAAGTTTGAACTAGCCCACCAGGGGACCTTGTTGTTGGATGAAATCGGGGAAATGAGTTTGGGGTTACAAGCCAAATTACTCAGGGTCCTTCAGGAACGTGAAGTGGATCGTCTTGGCTCACGGCAGCCGGTGCAGGTGGATGTGCGGGTGATTGCCACCACGAATCGGAATCTGGCGCAGGAAGTTCAGGCCGGGCGCTTTCGTGAGGATGTGTATTACCGGCTGAGTGTGATGCCGTTCACTATCCCCCCGTTGCGTGATCGACCTGAGGACGTGCAATTGTTGGCGGAATACTTTGCCAACCGGTCATTGCGGCGAAACCGGCGTACACCGTGTGAGATTTCTGAAGAGGCGATGTCGCATTTGAAGCGGAGGCCGTGGCGGGGAAACGTGCGGGAACTGGAGAATGTGATTGAGCGAGGCGTGTTGTTAGCCGGTAACGGCCCTTTACGGATGGAGCATTTTCAGTTTGAGGAACCCGTGTTGACGGCCAATCATGCCAGTGTGCCAAGTGGAACTATCTGGGAAATGGAACGGGAACTTATTTTAAAAACCCTGGAGCGCCATGATGGCAATCGGACCCATGCCGCCAGGACCCTGGGAATCAGCATTCGTACATTACGGAATAAATTGCGGGAATATCGACAGTTAAACGGTGGTCTTTCGTTGAGTATATAA
- a CDS encoding FliH/SctL family protein, giving the protein MEQDDTVKCFQMVELVHKSAKQRAEEAQPHDCTELQRDAFERGRQDGIAEGRAQCKAQVEEEVKKAIRLANQIGRARLLALEEHERDIVEVALAISRKILLRECEIDKELVVRQVRQVLGLLPDKTLVTLKVHPQDFTTLEPLQHTLRPEWADGDHLVLEAYEDVDPGGCVVEQAGLLFDARLTQQLALVANEFGLETPQA; this is encoded by the coding sequence ATGGAACAGGATGACACGGTCAAATGTTTTCAGATGGTTGAATTAGTTCACAAAAGTGCGAAGCAACGCGCCGAAGAGGCCCAACCGCATGATTGTACCGAACTTCAACGTGACGCGTTTGAGCGGGGGAGGCAGGACGGGATTGCCGAGGGACGTGCCCAGTGCAAAGCTCAGGTAGAGGAGGAAGTCAAAAAGGCCATTCGGTTGGCTAACCAGATTGGTCGGGCCAGGCTGCTCGCGTTAGAAGAACATGAACGCGATATTGTGGAGGTCGCATTGGCCATTTCCCGAAAAATCCTGTTACGGGAATGTGAGATCGATAAAGAACTTGTCGTTCGGCAAGTGCGCCAGGTTCTTGGACTGCTCCCCGACAAAACGTTGGTGACGCTGAAAGTCCATCCACAAGATTTCACGACCTTAGAGCCCCTACAGCACACCTTACGACCGGAATGGGCGGATGGTGATCATCTCGTGCTTGAAGCCTACGAAGACGTGGATCCGGGTGGATGCGTGGTTGAACAGGCCGGTCTACTTTTCGATGCCAGGCTGACTCAACAACTGGCTCTTGTGGCCAATGAATTCGGATTGGAAACACCGCAGGCATGA
- the fliF gene encoding flagellar basal-body MS-ring/collar protein FliF — protein MDSLLGNFQALTLTQRIGVVVVVALALATIPMLMMVGKSPELVTLFSQLNPDDTRAIIQELGKQGAVYEVGDSGNSIKVPAERVHELRLQLASLGLPESAGVGFEIFDRTGLGATPFTQQMNYRRALQGELARTIGQLSQVERVRVHLVMPEKRLFATEQKPAQAAVVLTLKRGAPLGGSQVQGIVHLVASSVEGLEPSQVTVVDNHGQVLSQNSADSDAQLTASQIETQRRVERDLEQRVQTMLDQVLGRDKSVIRVTAPLEFRQVEITEESFDPNSQVVRSENRSQEKVLESGSSRGGPGVPGVRSNVPSELKAGNGAEQKEAKRKNETLNYEVNRKVSKIIEPTGAIKRLSVAVLVDGTYEGAPGAEGPAAENAAEKKYVPRPEQEIQNLVQIVKKAVGFSEERGDQIEVINVPFESPTILEGEESMTAGVQSFLAVWGGFLKPILFFFLGAMVLWFVVRPMALNLTKPAAAAVVLPQKGLPATVTEYEAEISETPQEQAIKLAADNPASAAQVIRTWIKEEQGEKV, from the coding sequence ATGGACAGTCTCCTCGGTAATTTTCAAGCCTTAACCCTGACCCAGCGGATCGGCGTGGTCGTGGTGGTGGCGTTAGCCCTGGCGACTATTCCAATGTTGATGATGGTCGGTAAGTCTCCGGAATTGGTGACCCTGTTCTCTCAGCTCAATCCTGACGATACGCGAGCGATTATTCAGGAGCTTGGGAAGCAAGGTGCCGTCTATGAGGTGGGTGACAGCGGGAATTCAATTAAAGTTCCGGCGGAACGGGTGCATGAATTGCGACTGCAGTTGGCCTCCTTGGGACTTCCTGAGTCGGCTGGTGTGGGATTTGAAATATTCGATCGCACCGGATTGGGCGCGACCCCTTTTACGCAGCAAATGAATTACCGGCGAGCGCTTCAGGGAGAGCTGGCTCGGACCATCGGTCAATTATCTCAAGTTGAGCGGGTACGCGTGCATCTGGTGATGCCGGAGAAACGTCTGTTTGCGACGGAACAAAAACCGGCTCAGGCGGCGGTTGTGTTGACTCTCAAACGCGGGGCTCCTCTTGGAGGCTCTCAAGTCCAGGGAATCGTGCATTTAGTAGCCAGTAGTGTCGAAGGATTGGAGCCCAGCCAGGTGACGGTCGTGGACAATCATGGTCAGGTCTTGAGTCAGAACTCTGCGGATAGTGATGCTCAACTGACGGCCTCCCAAATTGAAACCCAACGACGGGTGGAACGGGACCTTGAGCAACGGGTGCAGACCATGTTGGACCAGGTCCTGGGCCGAGACAAATCCGTGATTCGGGTCACTGCGCCGTTGGAGTTTCGGCAAGTCGAAATTACCGAAGAAAGTTTTGATCCCAATAGCCAGGTGGTGCGAAGTGAAAACCGTAGTCAGGAAAAGGTGTTGGAATCCGGTTCGAGCAGAGGAGGGCCTGGTGTTCCCGGTGTCAGGAGTAATGTGCCAAGCGAGCTCAAGGCAGGAAATGGAGCAGAGCAAAAGGAAGCCAAACGAAAAAATGAAACATTGAATTATGAAGTCAATCGTAAAGTGAGCAAAATTATTGAGCCGACCGGTGCCATTAAACGATTAAGTGTGGCGGTCTTAGTGGATGGGACCTATGAAGGGGCTCCGGGCGCTGAGGGACCAGCAGCTGAGAATGCGGCCGAAAAGAAATATGTGCCACGGCCGGAACAGGAAATACAGAATCTGGTTCAAATTGTGAAAAAAGCCGTCGGATTCTCCGAAGAACGCGGAGATCAAATTGAAGTCATCAATGTCCCATTTGAATCGCCCACTATCCTTGAGGGTGAGGAAAGTATGACGGCGGGGGTTCAATCGTTCCTGGCCGTCTGGGGTGGATTCCTCAAACCGATACTCTTTTTCTTCCTTGGGGCCATGGTGTTGTGGTTTGTCGTTCGACCGATGGCGTTGAATCTTACCAAGCCCGCAGCGGCAGCGGTCGTCCTCCCACAGAAAGGATTGCCTGCCACCGTCACCGAGTATGAAGCGGAAATTTCAGAAACCCCTCAGGAGCAAGCCATTAAGCTTGCAGCAGACAATCCAGCTTCCGCCGCTCAAGTAATTCGAACCTGGATAAAAGAAGAACAAGGAGAAAAGGTCTAA